Below is a window of Cytophaga hutchinsonii ATCC 33406 DNA.
TTATATTGAATTCTCGGTCTGTCTAAAACAGATAATGTACCGTTGTTTTGAAATGTAAACTTTGCATTAGTAATCGTAAGATCTGGTTTTACATAATTATCCGGCGGTATAAGGTTGTTAACTTTTATAATTGCAGTATTGTTCTTTTCACTGATTTCTGTTACATCACCCATGTAATCAGCAATAATGATAACATACGCAGGCTCATTTAAATTTTTGGGTAACGGAAGTGTAAACTGTGCAGAATAGGCAGTTCCAGGCGCTAGTTCTGATACAGGATATATTCTGCTCACATCTGATATGTCAGGTATCGTATCGCTGGATATTAAAATAATGTTGTAGAACGATGACGTAGTCACATTTCCATAATTGGTTACGGTTGAAAGAATTGTATAACCAGTTCCGGCAAAATGATCTGCAGGAGCTTTGTAACTTATTTTTAGATCCGGCAGCTGCAAGTCGTGACTGTATATACCAACTTCCATTTCATCCTCATTGTTGTTTTCAAAAATTTCTGCAAGGATTTTGCCAGGATCTGCGGATACGATAAGCGTATAATTTCCATCCGTCAGATTTGCAGGCACAACCACAGACACTGAAATGGTATCTCTGCTTAATATTGGAAAGCGTTTTGATATTGTTCCGGTTTTTAAATTCACTATATCACCATAAAGGCTCTTCACAGAAATGGAGTAGGTAACGGGACCTGTATAGATATTCCCTGAATAATTAGATAATACAAACGTTACGTTGGTTGGAGTTGCCTTGTCAAGTGTGGCTTTATCCTGAAGGATGTCTACCATAAAGTCAGGCAATCTGGAACAGGATAAATATTTTTTTGTAATGTTATCGTAAAAGAAACGCATGCGCTGGAGTTGCTGTGGCGTAAATGTGTTTCTGCAATTTTGTGGTGCATAGGACATGAAGTTCGCCGGATTGGGATGATAAACTGTACCGTTTGCATCTGTTTGGGAAGAAGTGTATTGGCAGGTCTGAGAAGATACCATGTTGTATAAGTTAGGATCTGCCGGTGTATCACAAATAAAATCGCCCGCAGTACTGCAATTGGAACCATTAACAAGTTCCTTTCCATACAGATCGTCATGCGTATGGTACAGATTGAAATAATGCCCCAGTTCATGAAGCAGCACATCCTCATTATAACAGGGGTTTTGAATCACAATAAATCCATCGCCATCCCAACCCAAACTCGCATATCCACAGGCAGAGATCTGATTGATTTGTGCAACAATAAATAAATCCACCGTGCGTGGATCGTTATAGGCATCTAGTAATTCCCACTGCTCGTCATAACTATCCAGATTTAACCACCTGTTATTTGGAATAAAATCAATAGCTCCACAAAGTTGAAATTCAATTCCTATTGAGGCGAATACAAGATTGGCTTTTCCTATTTCTCTCATAATAGAAATGGAGTCAATATATGAAGCGGAACTTTCCGGAATAACAACATGTATTTTCAATGGTACGATGTCGTTTGCAGCTGAAGTTCTTAAATTTCTGCCTGAGCTATAATATCTCGAGATAGCATCTGATGAGAGCTTTACAGTCTTTGACGTGTCAGTGTCAGAATAATTCTGAGAAAAAACGAATAATGGACTGCAGAAAAGAAACAAAAGTAAATAGATGTATTTCATATGGGGTTGTGTAATTGACAACAAGTTTACAAAAAAACAATAGTTATTTATACAAATTATTTAATTACCAGTGAACACCCGTACCCAATCTACATACATGCTCCCTGTTTCAATCGTTGAAGGGGAAGGGTTATTAAAATAATCTCCGCCGACGGCAAGGTTTAAAGCAATGTTTTGATCTTTGCCAAACATCTCATCAATGTAGTTACCCGGAGAGGCCGCATTTGTTAAGGTGCGGATTATTTTTCCATCCAGCATAAACGTAAGTTTTGTTTCTTCCCAGATCACTTCATATACATGCCAATATAAGGTGAGATCTTTTGTTCCCGTATAATCTACGCCGCTTGTCCAGGGTACGTCGCTTTTACCGGCTGTTGCCCCGTAAAAATAATTTGTTCCATATTGAAAAGGCAAGTGTCCTTTTGCTTCCATTACATCGATCTCCCCGTTGGTTGGCCAGGCATCACCATAACTCCAGAATGCAGGCCACATGCCATACCCCGGCGCCAGCTTGATGCGTGCGGAAAGACGTATCTTAGGTGTTGAAGTGTTTGCGGAAATCGATGTTTTCGATTCTATCCGCGCTGACGTGAAATCAAATGTTTTTTGTGAATCGCTATATGGTTCTTTGTTGCCGGTTACCGTTTCTTTGATTGCGGTAATTGTTAATATGCCATTTTCAAGATGAATGTTTTTTGGATGGTTGGAATAGTATTGATATTCGTTGTTATACGCACCGCTTTGCCAGATATTCCAATTGCTGAGATCTGTACTGAAAGACTCTTCCAGTACTTTGTTCCATCCGGCATTAATAACTGCAGTTTCGTTCATGTCATAATTCAGTGTGTCTGCGGCTTTAGAAACAGCGGGTGTATCAGTTGTTTTTTTACAGCCATTCAGCAAAAGAATTGCTGCACCTGCTGCAAGTAAGATTTTTTTCATAGATATGTAATATGAGTTGAAATGTGTGCGTATGCGGCCTGCAATTTTTCTGGTTATATAAAGTTCAGCATGCTTGTATCTGATCTGCATAATAGATACCGCATACGTTTCCGTTTGCAGCAAATACAGTGTTCAGATAAGGCTGATCTTTTCCTCTGAAATCATATACATAATTTTTCACAGCTGCCGCAAAAGCGCTTAACAGCATCACCTTGTAAGATATTGTATTCAACAGTACATAGATCGGGATATGGATATCTTTGAAACGTATCATAGTTATTACCAAAAATCAGAAGGGCAAACCAAACCCATTATTGCCGTTCGTTTTTTTAGAAAGATATGAATAAATTTAGTATGTCTTATTTTTATTATAATCTTATTGCAACCTGCAAAATTGAAATGATACGTCTTTTTTTGTTCGGTTGTGTAATAAGTCTTATTCGACATGTATTTTCCTGAACGTGTTCTGTTTTTTGAAGTTGGAATGTTGTATCGCACTGTTGATACTACTACTTTAATTTTATCCAAAGGTTTTATGGAATCCGGCAAATAAATACTATTCTGATTTTCTAATAAAAACGATTCCTCTAACGTGTCGTTTTTATAGATATCTACGGTAACCCGATACATGGCTTTGTCATTGCCTGTATGTATGGTTTTTAATTCCGTGCTGTCTGTTGTTTGTTGCACAATTGTTTGCGGTTCTGTACGATGAGCTTTAGTATTATTACTCGTTAAGAATATTCTTAAAAATAAGGAAGTGGCGATTAGTTTTGATACAAAAGAAGAATAAAACGGGCGGTTTGTTTTTAGTGCAGGTGATGCTTGTATCTGGTCTGCATAATAGATGCCGCATGCCTTACCCGTTGCTGAAAAAACAGCATTCAGATAAGCCTGATCTTTTCCCCGGAAATCATAGACATATTTTTCACAGCTGCCGCAAAAACGTTTAATATCATCGCCGGGCAGCGTATCATACTCAACGGAGCAAGGTTTGGGAATGTGTATGTCTTTGAAACGGATCATATGGGTGTAACGTATGTTAGCCAAAAAATCTTACCAGAAATTTCCAGGAACACCAGCTGTTCTTCGTCTTCTGAATATTCTGACCTGTTTTCGATTATTTATGTTAATGATAATTTCAGGAGTATCTTTATATACAAAACGATATTTTTTTCTATGTGTTTTATATTTGCGTCCACTGGAGAAGTGCGTATTTTTCGTTTTAAAGACAATAACTAAAATATGATCATCAGGCTGAATATTATCCGGCAGGAATATAAACCGTTCATGTGCGTCTATATTATGTTTATAAAGAATATTGTTAATGAATACGGTGAGTTCATATTTGTGAGAAACAGAAGTACGATTTTTAAAGACTACACGAATACTTCCGCTGTCACTGCTTATTTGCTCCGTTACGTGTACAAAAGGAGAGGCGGCTTGTGTATCCTGACCGGAGAACAATGTTTTGATCAGAAGTAGCAGGCTTAAAAATTTACTGCTTAGTGAATAATAAAAAGGGTGTTGAATTTTTAGTAATGGTTTCTGAATCTGATCTTCATAATAGATGCCGCATACGTTTCCGTTTGCAGTAAATATATCGTTCAGATAACTCTGGTTTTTTCCTCTGAAATCATATACATATTTTTCACAGCTGCCGCAAAAGCGTTTAGTATTATCTCCGGGCAGCATATCATACTCCACAGAGCAAGGTTTTGGGATTTGTATGTCTTTGAAACGGATCATAAAATTGTATATGTAATTTAGTTTATGCAGCAATTTTTAATAATCTCTATAATCTCCCACAACACTTCTGCGTTTGCCTCTGATCTGTCTTTTTTTGATCAATGTAAAATGAAATTTATAATCTATTTCAACAACAATTTTATCTGCTTCTTTAAATGTAAATAAATACTCTTTGTGTTTTATAGAGTGCGATACATTGTGATATCGCAGGGCTTTCTTTTTGTGTACTATAATTTTAATGCTGTCATCCGGAGATGTTGCATCGGGCATAAACAAATAACCATCATATACAGATATGTTCTTTTTGTATAAGACAGTGTTAATATAAATACTGATGGTATACGAGTTGTATTTTTTTGGCTTGTTTTTAAACTGTGCTTTGATTGCAGCTATACTATCCTGCTGTTCGTAATGTACAGGTGGGTAATATGTAGTTGAAGCATCTGTATGATGACTAGTTAAAAAAGTTTTGACGAAAAGAGCTATACTTACAGCTTTTGTTACGAGTGTATAATAAAATGGACGTTCTATACGTATGCTTGGTTTTTGTATTTGATCTTCATAATACACGCCACACACTTTTCCGTGAGTGTTGAATACCTTATTTAAATACGCTTCATTCTTCCCTCTGAAATCATATACATGCTCTTTACAATTACTGCAAAGGCGTTTCATTTCATCGCCGGGCAGCGCATCATAGTTCACAGAGCAAGGTTTGGGGATGTGTATGTCTTTATAACGGATCATTTTGATGCTTTTAAAGCCATATATACGATTTTGGGGCAGGATAGTAACTTCTTTTTCGAATTAATTGACTTTCAGTGGATAAATGCTGAAATTATACGAGTTAATCAGAACCTTCCCCGCACATCAATTGTTTGAACATTATGGAACATTACATCGAAGAATCTCAGCAACACACTTCCGAAGCTATTTCTGCCAAAGAGCTTCGTGATACATTTATCGAATATGTTTTGATGAATGGTAAACTTCCGCAATCTGTTTTTCAATTCATGAAAACATTGAACAGAAGGGAATCAGAATTTTATGAGCACTACAATTCTTTTCAGGCCTTAGAGAAAGATGTCTGGATGGGTATCTTTGAAGAAACTCTTTCCAAGCTCAAAAGTGAAGAAGTATACGAGTCGTATTCTGCAAGGGAAAAACTGCTTTCCTTCTATTACACCTGGATCGAAGTATTGAAAAATTACCGCAGCTATATTGTGCATACGTCTAAATTGAGCTTACGTCCGGATAACTGGATGAACTCGCCAATCAAGGCGTTCAGAGAGCCGTTTCTTGCGTATGCAAAGAGTCTTATCAATGAAGGCATTGATAAGAATGAAGTGGTGAAACGTCCGTATTTGTCAGATAACTACGATAAACTTGTATGGATGCAGCTGATGTTTGTGTTGAAATTCTGGATGGACGATGAGAGCCGTGGCTTTGAACGTACAGACGCAGCCATTGAAAAAGCAGTAAATCTTTCCTTTGATCTGATGGGTAATTCGGTATTGGACTCTGTTGTTGACTTTGGAAAGTTCCTGTTTCAGAAGTATAATTGAGTTTTATTGACTTCATGAATTTTAGGATTAAAAAATTAAGTGAATTACAATTGACATATTATATGTCAGCAGAATAATTAATTTATTCCTGATCAAATGAATTTCATCTGAAGCAAAAAATAGACAGCTCAGGATAATCCCAATTACTGATTAATCCAATAAATCCTAATCCCAATTATGAAAGAGCAAAATAATATTCCTACCAGTAAAGTTGAACGTGCAACCAAATTTGTACAGACAGGAGCAAAGATAGGAGGGAATTATATCAAGCATTATGCGAAGAAGGCTTTCAATCCGGAGTTGACAAAGGAACAGCTGCATGAAGATAATTCGAAAGATGTATATGAAACGCTTAGTCAGCTTAAAGGCAGTGCGCTGAAAGTAGCACAGATGCTGAGTCAGGATAAGAATATGCTTCCTCAGGCATATGTTGATAAATTCACAATGGCACAGTACAGTGCACCGCCTTTGTCATATCCATTAGTAGTTAAAACCTTTCAGAAATATTTTGGCAAGTCGCCTGAGTCGATGTTTGATACCTTTGAACGTAATGCTTCTAATGCAGCATCCATCGGACAGGTTCATAAAGCAACCAAAGATGGTAAAGTTTTCGCCGTTAAAATTCAATATCCCGGTGTAGCCGAAAGCGTTTCATCTGATCTGAAGTTGGTAAAGCCATTCGCTCTTCGATTAATGAACATGAAGGAGAAGGATCTGGACATGTATATGGATGAAGTAGAATCTAAACTGATTGAGGAGACGGATTACGAACTTGAGTTGAGACGGTCGAACGAAATTTCAACGCAATGCGCACACATTACAGGTTTAGTCTTTCCTGCATATTACCCCGAATATTCAAGCAAACGTATCCTTACTATGGATTGGCTGGAAGGGTTACATATGAAAGAGTTTCTGGCAACAAATCCTTCGCAGGAAATCCGGAATCAAATAGGGCAGCTGTTGTGGGATTTCTATGATTTCCAAATGCATCAGTTACGTACGGTACACGCAGACCCGCATCCGGGGAATTTTCTGATGCGCAGCAATGGTTCACTTGGCGTTATTGACTTTGGATGTGTAAAAGAAATTCCCGAAGAATTTTATACCGAATATTTTAAACTGCTGAATAAAGAAGTAATAGAAGATAAAACGGAATTACTGAAAACCTTTGAACGATTGAATTTCTTTGATGCGGAAGATACTGCTTTGCAGCGTGAAATATTTTTTGATTTATTCTGTGAGATGACGCATTTGCTTGGCTTGCCGTTCTACAGCGAAACATTCGACTTCAGTGATGATTCCTATTTCAAAAGAATTTATGATTTTGGAGAGCACATCAGCAACGTAAAAGAAATTAAAGATGCCCGCCAGGCACGTGGTTCGCGGCATGGTATTTATATTAATCGTACTTATTTCGGTTTGTATAATTTACTGAATCAATTGGGTGCAAATGTGCGTACAAAGTCTTATGGTGAAGTAGCGATAGAGGTATAACTGAAAAAGTAAACAATATT
It encodes the following:
- a CDS encoding glycoside hydrolase family 16 protein, which translates into the protein MKKILLAAGAAILLLNGCKKTTDTPAVSKAADTLNYDMNETAVINAGWNKVLEESFSTDLSNWNIWQSGAYNNEYQYYSNHPKNIHLENGILTITAIKETVTGNKEPYSDSQKTFDFTSARIESKTSISANTSTPKIRLSARIKLAPGYGMWPAFWSYGDAWPTNGEIDVMEAKGHLPFQYGTNYFYGATAGKSDVPWTSGVDYTGTKDLTLYWHVYEVIWEETKLTFMLDGKIIRTLTNAASPGNYIDEMFGKDQNIALNLAVGGDYFNNPSPSTIETGSMYVDWVRVFTGN
- a CDS encoding TetR family transcriptional regulator C-terminal domain-containing protein; this encodes MEHYIEESQQHTSEAISAKELRDTFIEYVLMNGKLPQSVFQFMKTLNRRESEFYEHYNSFQALEKDVWMGIFEETLSKLKSEEVYESYSAREKLLSFYYTWIEVLKNYRSYIVHTSKLSLRPDNWMNSPIKAFREPFLAYAKSLINEGIDKNEVVKRPYLSDNYDKLVWMQLMFVLKFWMDDESRGFERTDAAIEKAVNLSFDLMGNSVLDSVVDFGKFLFQKYN
- a CDS encoding CARDB domain-containing protein, encoding MKYIYLLLFLFCSPLFVFSQNYSDTDTSKTVKLSSDAISRYYSSGRNLRTSAANDIVPLKIHVVIPESSASYIDSISIMREIGKANLVFASIGIEFQLCGAIDFIPNNRWLNLDSYDEQWELLDAYNDPRTVDLFIVAQINQISACGYASLGWDGDGFIVIQNPCYNEDVLLHELGHYFNLYHTHDDLYGKELVNGSNCSTAGDFICDTPADPNLYNMVSSQTCQYTSSQTDANGTVYHPNPANFMSYAPQNCRNTFTPQQLQRMRFFYDNITKKYLSCSRLPDFMVDILQDKATLDKATPTNVTFVLSNYSGNIYTGPVTYSISVKSLYGDIVNLKTGTISKRFPILSRDTISVSVVVPANLTDGNYTLIVSADPGKILAEIFENNNEDEMEVGIYSHDLQLPDLKISYKAPADHFAGTGYTILSTVTNYGNVTTSSFYNIILISSDTIPDISDVSRIYPVSELAPGTAYSAQFTLPLPKNLNEPAYVIIIADYMGDVTEISEKNNTAIIKVNNLIPPDNYVKPDLTITNAKFTFQNNGTLSVLDRPRIQYNTTNIGPGLEVGSLTGIYISQDQNLSGDDILIYTTLLDYAQCTIPLQIPTGNYYILIKADCKDFIYETNELNNVASIPIHINNTPLPDLTYSKTSLSSYHWDYNTNFEFNAEVKNVGTGNCTWWFYTLYIQKEKYSYINPLFRYAVPEFYNSAMRSDLISAGGTYSISYTGKVYENTFEEGYYYIASCVTVGAGLDWEDNNCTVFDKPVLISKQIATSNLDINNKDEHISIFPNPANTEIFIATDQLFDEIVISTIEGETLKISAMKNQLDVSDLKPGIYLIKFTSDSKVLIKKIIISN
- a CDS encoding ABC1 kinase family protein, with protein sequence MKEQNNIPTSKVERATKFVQTGAKIGGNYIKHYAKKAFNPELTKEQLHEDNSKDVYETLSQLKGSALKVAQMLSQDKNMLPQAYVDKFTMAQYSAPPLSYPLVVKTFQKYFGKSPESMFDTFERNASNAASIGQVHKATKDGKVFAVKIQYPGVAESVSSDLKLVKPFALRLMNMKEKDLDMYMDEVESKLIEETDYELELRRSNEISTQCAHITGLVFPAYYPEYSSKRILTMDWLEGLHMKEFLATNPSQEIRNQIGQLLWDFYDFQMHQLRTVHADPHPGNFLMRSNGSLGVIDFGCVKEIPEEFYTEYFKLLNKEVIEDKTELLKTFERLNFFDAEDTALQREIFFDLFCEMTHLLGLPFYSETFDFSDDSYFKRIYDFGEHISNVKEIKDARQARGSRHGIYINRTYFGLYNLLNQLGANVRTKSYGEVAIEV